A window of Nomascus leucogenys isolate Asia chromosome X, Asia_NLE_v1, whole genome shotgun sequence contains these coding sequences:
- the TSPAN6 gene encoding tetraspanin-6 isoform X3 has translation MLKLYAMFLTLIFLVELVAAIVGFVFRHEIKNSFKNNYEKALKQYNSTGDYRSHAVDKIQNTLHCCGVTDYRDWTDTNYYSEKGFPKSCCKLEDCTPQRDADKVNSEGCFIKVMTVIESEMGVVAGISFGVACFQDI, from the exons ATGCTAAAACTG TATGCAATGTTTCTGACTCTCATTTTTTTGGTCGAACTGGTCGCTGCCATCGTAGGATTTGTTTTCAGACATGAG ATTAAGAATAGCTTTAAGAATAATTATGAGAAGGCTTTGAAGCAGTATAACTCTACAGGAGATTATAGAAGCCATGCAGTAGACAAGATCCAAAATACG TTGCATTGTTGTGGTGTCACCGATTATAGAGATTGGACAGATACTAATTATTACTCAGAAAAAGGATTTCCTAAGAGTTGCTGTAAACTTGAAGATTGTACTCCACAGAGAGATGCAGACAAAGTAAACAGTGAA GGTTGTTTTATAAAGGTGATGACCGTTATAGAGTCAGAAATGGGAGTCGTTGCAGGAATTTCCTTTGGAGTTGCTTGCTTCCAA gaCATTTAG
- the TSPAN6 gene encoding tetraspanin-6 isoform X2 gives MLKLYAMFLTLIFLVELVAAIVGFVFRHEIKNSFKNNYEKALKQYNSTGDYRSHAVDKIQNTLHCCGVTDYRDWTDTNYYSEKGFPKSCCKLEDCTPQRDADKVNSEGCFIKVMTVIESEMGVVAGISFGVACFQLIGIFLAYCLSRAITNNQYEIV, from the exons ATGCTAAAACTG TATGCAATGTTTCTGACTCTCATTTTTTTGGTCGAACTGGTCGCTGCCATCGTAGGATTTGTTTTCAGACATGAG ATTAAGAATAGCTTTAAGAATAATTATGAGAAGGCTTTGAAGCAGTATAACTCTACAGGAGATTATAGAAGCCATGCAGTAGACAAGATCCAAAATACG TTGCATTGTTGTGGTGTCACCGATTATAGAGATTGGACAGATACTAATTATTACTCAGAAAAAGGATTTCCTAAGAGTTGCTGTAAACTTGAAGATTGTACTCCACAGAGAGATGCAGACAAAGTAAACAGTGAA GGTTGTTTTATAAAGGTGATGACCGTTATAGAGTCAGAAATGGGAGTCGTTGCAGGAATTTCCTTTGGAGTTGCTTGCTTCCAA CTGATTGGAATCTTTCTCGCCTACTGCCTCTCTCGTGCCATAACAAATAACCAGTATGAGATAGTGTAA
- the TSPAN6 gene encoding tetraspanin-6 isoform X4, with amino-acid sequence MLKLYAMFLTLIFLVELVAAIVGFVFRHEIKNSFKNNYEKALKQYNSTGDYRSHAVDKIQNTLHCCGVTDYRDWTDTNYYSEKGFPKSCCKLEDCTPQRDADKVNSELIGIFLAYCLSRAITNNQYEIV; translated from the exons ATGCTAAAACTG TATGCAATGTTTCTGACTCTCATTTTTTTGGTCGAACTGGTCGCTGCCATCGTAGGATTTGTTTTCAGACATGAG ATTAAGAATAGCTTTAAGAATAATTATGAGAAGGCTTTGAAGCAGTATAACTCTACAGGAGATTATAGAAGCCATGCAGTAGACAAGATCCAAAATACG TTGCATTGTTGTGGTGTCACCGATTATAGAGATTGGACAGATACTAATTATTACTCAGAAAAAGGATTTCCTAAGAGTTGCTGTAAACTTGAAGATTGTACTCCACAGAGAGATGCAGACAAAGTAAACAGTGAA CTGATTGGAATCTTTCTCGCCTACTGCCTCTCTCGTGCCATAACAAATAACCAGTATGAGATAGTGTAA
- the TSPAN6 gene encoding tetraspanin-6 isoform X1, with the protein MASPSRRLQTKPVITCFKSVLLIYTFIFWITGVILLAVGIWGKVSLENYFSLLNEKATNVPFVLIATGTVIILLGTFGCFATCRASAWMLKLYAMFLTLIFLVELVAAIVGFVFRHEIKNSFKNNYEKALKQYNSTGDYRSHAVDKIQNTLHCCGVTDYRDWTDTNYYSEKGFPKSCCKLEDCTPQRDADKVNSEGCFIKVMTVIESEMGVVAGISFGVACFQLIGIFLAYCLSRAITNNQYEIV; encoded by the exons ATGGCGTCCCCGTCTCGGAGACTGCAGACTAAACCAGTCATTACTTGTTTCAAGAGCGTCCTACTAATctacacttttattttctgg ATCACTGGCGTTATCCTTCTTGCAGTAGGCATTTGGGGCAAGGTGAGCCTGGAgaattacttttctcttttaaatgagAAGGCCACCAATGTCCCCTtcgtgctcattgctactggtaCCGTCATTATTCTTTTGGGCACCTTTGGTTGTTTTGCTACCTGCCGAGCTTCTGCATGGATGCTAAAACTG TATGCAATGTTTCTGACTCTCATTTTTTTGGTCGAACTGGTCGCTGCCATCGTAGGATTTGTTTTCAGACATGAG ATTAAGAATAGCTTTAAGAATAATTATGAGAAGGCTTTGAAGCAGTATAACTCTACAGGAGATTATAGAAGCCATGCAGTAGACAAGATCCAAAATACG TTGCATTGTTGTGGTGTCACCGATTATAGAGATTGGACAGATACTAATTATTACTCAGAAAAAGGATTTCCTAAGAGTTGCTGTAAACTTGAAGATTGTACTCCACAGAGAGATGCAGACAAAGTAAACAGTGAA GGTTGTTTTATAAAGGTGATGACCGTTATAGAGTCAGAAATGGGAGTCGTTGCAGGAATTTCCTTTGGAGTTGCTTGCTTCCAA CTGATTGGAATCTTTCTCGCCTACTGCCTCTCTCGTGCCATAACAAATAACCAGTATGAGATAGTGTAA